The Thalassophryne amazonica chromosome 8, fThaAma1.1, whole genome shotgun sequence genome includes a window with the following:
- the LOC117516342 gene encoding fibropellin-1-like isoform X3 codes for MQTGLCVKLRFLSVKMIWCVFVHLRDQVISAFVRLGEQVFSVFLRITSLGAIFSLRLLCGYRPRLLVCLCLSEITSLVCLCISEIRSLVCLCISEIRSLVCLCVFEITSLVCLCVSLIRSLVCLYVSEIRSLVCLYVSEIRSLVCLCVSEIRSLVCLCVCEIRSLVCLCVSEIRSLVCLCISEIRSLVCLCVSEIRSLVCLCVSEIRSLVCLCVCEIRSLVCLCVSEIRSLVCLCISEIRSLVCLCVSEIRSLVCLCVSEIRSLVCLCVSEIRSLVCLCVSEIRSLVCLCVCEIRSLVCLCVSEIRSLVCLCISEIRSLVCLCVSEIRSLVCLCVSEIRSLRCLLFSESRSLVCLCVSEIRSLVCLCVCEIRSLVCLCVSEIRSLVCLCVSEIRSLVCLCVSEIRSLVCLCVSEIRSSVCLCVCEIRSLVCLCVSEIRSLVCLCVSEIRSLRCLCVSEIRSLVCLCVCEIRALVCLCVSEIRSLVCLCVCEIRSLVCLCVCEIRSLVCLCVCEIRALVCLCVSEIRSLVCLCVCEIRSLVCLCVCEIRSLVCLCVCEIRSLVCLCVCEIRSLVCLCVCEIRSLVCLCVCEIRSLVCLCVCEIRSLVCLCFLPLIHY; via the exons ATGCAAACTGGATTGTGTGTGAAATTGAGATTTTTGTCAGTAAAAATGAtttggtgtgtgtttgtgcatctcAGAGATCAGGTCATTAGTGCATTTGTACGTCTCGGAGAGCAGGTCTTTAGTGTatttcttagaataacgtcactaggagctatttttagccttaggctgctctGTGGATACAGGCCCAGgttgttagtgtgtctgtgccTCTCTGAGATCACGTCCTTAGTGTGTTTGTGCATCTCTGAGATCAGGTCCTTAGTGTGTTTGTGCATCTCTGAGATCAGGTCCTTAGTCTGTTTGTGCGTCTTTGAGATCACGTCCTTAGTCTGTTTGTGCGTCTCTTTGATCAGGTCCTTAGTCTGTTTGTACGTCTCTGAGATCAGGTCCTTAGTCTGTTTGTACGTCTCTGAGATCAGGTCCTTAGTGTGTTTGTGCGTCTCTGAGATCAGGTCCTTagtgtgtctgtgcgtctgtgagaTCAGGTCCTTAGTCTGTCTGTGCGTCTCTGAGATCAGGTCCttagtgtgtctgtgcatctctGAGATCAGGTCCTTAGTCTGTCTGTGCGTCTCTGAGATCAGGTccttagtgtgtctgtgtgtctctgagaTCAGGTCCTTagtgtgtctgtgcgtctgtgagaTCAGGTCCTTAGTCTGTTTGTGCGTCTCTGAGATCAGGTCCttagtgtgtctgtgcatctctGAGATCAGGTCCTTAGTCTGTTTGTGCGTCTCTGAGATCAGGTCCTTAGTGTGTCTGTGCGTCTCTGAGATCAG GTCCTTAGTGTGTCTGTGCGTCTCTGAGATCAGGTCCTTAGTGTGTCTGTGCGTCTCTGAGATCAGGTCCTTagtgtgtctgtgcgtctgtgagaTCAGGTCCTTAGTCTGTTTGTGCGTCTCTGAGATCAGGTCCttagtgtgtctgtgcatctctGAGATCAGGTCCTTAGTCTGTTTGTGCGTCTCTGAGATCAGGTCCTTAGTGTGTCTGTGCGTCTCTGAGATCAGGTCTTTAAGGTGTCTGTTATTCTCTGAGAGCAGGTCCTTAGTGTGTCTGTGCGTCTCTGAGATCAGGTCCTTagtgtgtctgtgcgtctgtgagaTCAGGTCCTTAGTCTGTTTGTGCGTCTCTGAGATCAGGTCCTTAGT GTGTCTGTGCGTCTCTGAGATCAGGTCCTTAGTGTGTTTGTGCGTCTCTGAGATCAGGTCCTTAGTCTGTCTGTGCGTCTCTGAGATCAGGTCCTCagtgtgtctgtgcgtctgtgagaTCAGGTCCTTAGTCTGTTTGTGCGTCTCTGAGATCAGGTCCTTAGTGTGTCTGTGCGTCTCTGAGATCAGGTCCTTAAGGTGTCTGTGCGTCTCTGAGATCAGGTCCTTagtgtgtctgtgcgtctgtgagaTCAGGGCCTTAGTGTGTCTGTGCGTCTCTGAGATCAGGTCCTTagtgtgtctgtgcgtctgtgagaTCAGGTCCTTagtgtgtctgtgcgtctgtgagaTCAGGTCCTTagtgtgtctgtgcgtctgtgagaTCAGGGCCTTAGTGTGTCTGTGCGTCTCTGAGATCAGGTCCTTagtgtgtctgtgcgtctgtgagaTCAGGTCCTTagtgtgtctgtgcgtctgtgagaTCAGGTCCTTAGTGTGTTTGTGCGTCTGTGAGATCAGGTCCTTagtgtgtctgtgcgtctgtgagaTCAGGTCCTTAGTGTGTTTGTGCGTCTGTGAGATCAGGTCCTTagtgtgtctgtgcgtctgtgagaTCAGGTCCTTagtgtgtctgtgcgtctgtgagaTCAGGTCCTTAgtgtgtttgtgcttcctgcctcTCATTCACTATTAA
- the LOC117516342 gene encoding fibropellin-1-like isoform X5 yields the protein MQTGLCVKLRFLSVKMIWCVFVHLRDQVISAFVRLGEQVFSVFLRITSLGAIFSLRLLCGYRPRLLVCLCLSEITSLVCLCISEIRSLVCLCISEIRSLVCLCVFEITSLVCLCVSLIRSLVCLYVSEIRSLVCLYVSEIRSLVCLCVSEIRSLVCLCVSEIRSLVCLCVSEIRSLVCLCVCEIRSLVCLCVSEIRSLVCLCISEIRSLVCLCVSEIRSLVCLCVSEIRSLRCLLFSESRSLVCLCVSEIRSLVCLCVCEIRSLVCLCVSEIRSLVCLCVSEIRSLRCLCVSEIRSLVCLCVSEIRSLVCLCVSEIRSSVCLCVCEIRSLVCLCVSEIRSLVCLCVSEIRSLRCLCVSEIRSLVCLCVCEIRALVCLCVSEIRSLVCLCVCEIRSLVCLCVCEIRSLVCLCVCEIRALVCLCVSEIRSLVCLCVCEIRSLVCLCVCEIRSLVCLCVCEIRSLVCLCVCEIRSLVCLCVCEIRSLVCLCVCEIRSLVCLCVCEIRSLVCLCFLPLIHY from the exons ATGCAAACTGGATTGTGTGTGAAATTGAGATTTTTGTCAGTAAAAATGAtttggtgtgtgtttgtgcatctcAGAGATCAGGTCATTAGTGCATTTGTACGTCTCGGAGAGCAGGTCTTTAGTGTatttcttagaataacgtcactaggagctatttttagccttaggctgctctGTGGATACAGGCCCAGgttgttagtgtgtctgtgccTCTCTGAGATCACGTCCTTAGTGTGTTTGTGCATCTCTGAGATCAGGTCCTTAGTGTGTTTGTGCATCTCTGAGATCAGGTCCTTAGTCTGTTTGTGCGTCTTTGAGATCACGTCCTTAGTCTGTTTGTGCGTCTCTTTGATCAGGTCCTTAGTCTGTTTGTACGTCTCTGAGATCAGGTCCTTAGTCTGTTTGTACGTCTCTGAGATCAGGTCCTTAGTGTGTTTGTGCGTCTCTGAGATCAG GTCCTTAGTGTGTCTGTGCGTCTCTGAGATCAGGTCCTTAGTGTGTCTGTGCGTCTCTGAGATCAGGTCCTTagtgtgtctgtgcgtctgtgagaTCAGGTCCTTAGTCTGTTTGTGCGTCTCTGAGATCAGGTCCttagtgtgtctgtgcatctctGAGATCAGGTCCTTAGTCTGTTTGTGCGTCTCTGAGATCAGGTCCTTAGTGTGTCTGTGCGTCTCTGAGATCAGGTCTTTAAGGTGTCTGTTATTCTCTGAGAGCAGGTCCTTAGTGTGTCTGTGCGTCTCTGAGATCAGGTCCTTagtgtgtctgtgcgtctgtgagaTCAGGTCCTTAGTCTGTTTGTGCGTCTCTGAGATCAGGTCCTTAGTGTGTCTGTGCGTCTCTGAGATCAGGTCCTTAAGGTGTCTGTGCGTCTCTGAGATCAGGTCCTTAGTGTGTTTGTGCGTCTCTGAGATCAGGTCCTTAGTCTGTCTGTGCGTCTCTGAGATCAGGTCCTCagtgtgtctgtgcgtctgtgagaTCAGGTCCTTAGTCTGTTTGTGCGTCTCTGAGATCAGGTCCTTAGTGTGTCTGTGCGTCTCTGAGATCAGGTCCTTAAGGTGTCTGTGCGTCTCTGAGATCAGGTCCTTagtgtgtctgtgcgtctgtgagaTCAGGGCCTTAGTGTGTCTGTGCGTCTCTGAGATCAGGTCCTTagtgtgtctgtgcgtctgtgagaTCAGGTCCTTagtgtgtctgtgcgtctgtgagaTCAGGTCCTTagtgtgtctgtgcgtctgtgagaTCAGGGCCTTAGTGTGTCTGTGCGTCTCTGAGATCAGGTCCTTagtgtgtctgtgcgtctgtgagaTCAGGTCCTTagtgtgtctgtgcgtctgtgagaTCAGGTCCTTAGTGTGTTTGTGCGTCTGTGAGATCAGGTCCTTagtgtgtctgtgcgtctgtgagaTCAGGTCCTTAGTGTGTTTGTGCGTCTGTGAGATCAGGTCCTTagtgtgtctgtgcgtctgtgagaTCAGGTCCTTagtgtgtctgtgcgtctgtgagaTCAGGTCCTTAgtgtgtttgtgcttcctgcctcTCATTCACTATTAA
- the LOC117516342 gene encoding fibropellin-1-like isoform X4, producing MQTGLCVKLRFLSVKMIWCVFVHLRDQVISAFVRLGEQVFSVFLRITSLGAIFSLRLLCGYRPRLLVCLCLSEITSLVCLCISEIRSLVCLCISEIRSLVCLCVFEITSLVCLCVSLIRSLVCLYVSEIRSLVCLYVSEIRSLVCLCVSEIRSLVCLCVCEIRSLVCLCVSEIRSLVCLCISEIRSLVCLCVSEIRSLVCLCVSEIRSLVCLCVCEIRSLVCLCVSEIRSLVCLCISEIRSLVCLCVSEIRSLVCLCVSEIRSLVCLCVSEIRSLVCLCVSEIRSLVCLCVCEIRSLVCLCVSEIRSLVCLCISEIRSLVCLCVSEIRSLVCLCVSEIRSLVCLCVSEIRSLVCLCVSEIRSSVCLCVCEIRSLVCLCVSEIRSLVCLCVSEIRSLRCLCVSEIRSLVCLCVCEIRALVCLCVSEIRSLVCLCVCEIRSLVCLCVCEIRSLVCLCVCEIRALVCLCVSEIRSLVCLCVCEIRSLVCLCVCEIRSLVCLCVCEIRSLVCLCVCEIRSLVCLCVCEIRSLVCLCVCEIRSLVCLCVCEIRSLVCLCFLPLIHY from the exons ATGCAAACTGGATTGTGTGTGAAATTGAGATTTTTGTCAGTAAAAATGAtttggtgtgtgtttgtgcatctcAGAGATCAGGTCATTAGTGCATTTGTACGTCTCGGAGAGCAGGTCTTTAGTGTatttcttagaataacgtcactaggagctatttttagccttaggctgctctGTGGATACAGGCCCAGgttgttagtgtgtctgtgccTCTCTGAGATCACGTCCTTAGTGTGTTTGTGCATCTCTGAGATCAGGTCCTTAGTGTGTTTGTGCATCTCTGAGATCAGGTCCTTAGTCTGTTTGTGCGTCTTTGAGATCACGTCCTTAGTCTGTTTGTGCGTCTCTTTGATCAGGTCCTTAGTCTGTTTGTACGTCTCTGAGATCAGGTCCTTAGTCTGTTTGTACGTCTCTGAGATCAGGTCCTTAGTGTGTTTGTGCGTCTCTGAGATCAGGTCCTTagtgtgtctgtgcgtctgtgagaTCAGGTCCTTAGTCTGTCTGTGCGTCTCTGAGATCAGGTCCttagtgtgtctgtgcatctctGAGATCAGGTCCTTAGTCTGTCTGTGCGTCTCTGAGATCAGGTccttagtgtgtctgtgtgtctctgagaTCAGGTCCTTagtgtgtctgtgcgtctgtgagaTCAGGTCCTTAGTCTGTTTGTGCGTCTCTGAGATCAGGTCCttagtgtgtctgtgcatctctGAGATCAGGTCCTTAGTCTGTTTGTGCGTCTCTGAGATCAGGTCCTTAGTGTGTCTGTGCGTCTCTGAGATCAG GTCCTTAGTGTGTCTGTGCGTCTCTGAGATCAGGTCCTTAGTGTGTCTGTGCGTCTCTGAGATCAGGTCCTTagtgtgtctgtgcgtctgtgagaTCAGGTCCTTAGTCTGTTTGTGCGTCTCTGAGATCAGGTCCttagtgtgtctgtgcatctctGAGATCAGGTCCTTAGTCTGTTTGTGCGTCTCTGAGATCAGGTCCTTAGT GTGTCTGTGCGTCTCTGAGATCAGGTCCTTAGTGTGTTTGTGCGTCTCTGAGATCAGGTCCTTAGTCTGTCTGTGCGTCTCTGAGATCAGGTCCTCagtgtgtctgtgcgtctgtgagaTCAGGTCCTTAGTCTGTTTGTGCGTCTCTGAGATCAGGTCCTTAGTGTGTCTGTGCGTCTCTGAGATCAGGTCCTTAAGGTGTCTGTGCGTCTCTGAGATCAGGTCCTTagtgtgtctgtgcgtctgtgagaTCAGGGCCTTAGTGTGTCTGTGCGTCTCTGAGATCAGGTCCTTagtgtgtctgtgcgtctgtgagaTCAGGTCCTTagtgtgtctgtgcgtctgtgagaTCAGGTCCTTagtgtgtctgtgcgtctgtgagaTCAGGGCCTTAGTGTGTCTGTGCGTCTCTGAGATCAGGTCCTTagtgtgtctgtgcgtctgtgagaTCAGGTCCTTagtgtgtctgtgcgtctgtgagaTCAGGTCCTTAGTGTGTTTGTGCGTCTGTGAGATCAGGTCCTTagtgtgtctgtgcgtctgtgagaTCAGGTCCTTAGTGTGTTTGTGCGTCTGTGAGATCAGGTCCTTagtgtgtctgtgcgtctgtgagaTCAGGTCCTTagtgtgtctgtgcgtctgtgagaTCAGGTCCTTAgtgtgtttgtgcttcctgcctcTCATTCACTATTAA
- the LOC117516342 gene encoding fibropellin-1-like isoform X1: MQTGLCVKLRFLSVKMIWCVFVHLRDQVISAFVRLGEQVFSVFLRITSLGAIFSLRLLCGYRPRLLVCLCLSEITSLVCLCISEIRSLVCLCISEIRSLVCLCVFEITSLVCLCVSLIRSLVCLYVSEIRSLVCLYVSEIRSLVCLCVSEIRSLVCLCVCEIRSLVCLCVSEIRSLVCLCISEIRSLVCLCVSEIRSLVCLCVSEIRSLVCLCVCEIRSLVCLCVSEIRSLVCLCISEIRSLVCLCVSEIRSLVCLCVSEIRSLVCLCVSEIRSLVCLCVSEIRSLVCLCVCEIRSLVCLCVSEIRSLVCLCISEIRSLVCLCVSEIRSLVCLCVSEIRSLRCLLFSESRSLVCLCVSEIRSLVCLCVCEIRSLVCLCVSEIRSLVCLCVSEIRSLRCLCVSEIRSLVCLCVSEIRSLVCLCVSEIRSSVCLCVCEIRSLVCLCVSEIRSLVCLCVSEIRSLRCLCVSEIRSLVCLCVCEIRALVCLCVSEIRSLVCLCVCEIRSLVCLCVCEIRSLVCLCVCEIRALVCLCVSEIRSLVCLCVCEIRSLVCLCVCEIRSLVCLCVCEIRSLVCLCVCEIRSLVCLCVCEIRSLVCLCVCEIRSLVCLCVCEIRSLVCLCFLPLIHY, from the exons ATGCAAACTGGATTGTGTGTGAAATTGAGATTTTTGTCAGTAAAAATGAtttggtgtgtgtttgtgcatctcAGAGATCAGGTCATTAGTGCATTTGTACGTCTCGGAGAGCAGGTCTTTAGTGTatttcttagaataacgtcactaggagctatttttagccttaggctgctctGTGGATACAGGCCCAGgttgttagtgtgtctgtgccTCTCTGAGATCACGTCCTTAGTGTGTTTGTGCATCTCTGAGATCAGGTCCTTAGTGTGTTTGTGCATCTCTGAGATCAGGTCCTTAGTCTGTTTGTGCGTCTTTGAGATCACGTCCTTAGTCTGTTTGTGCGTCTCTTTGATCAGGTCCTTAGTCTGTTTGTACGTCTCTGAGATCAGGTCCTTAGTCTGTTTGTACGTCTCTGAGATCAGGTCCTTAGTGTGTTTGTGCGTCTCTGAGATCAGGTCCTTagtgtgtctgtgcgtctgtgagaTCAGGTCCTTAGTCTGTCTGTGCGTCTCTGAGATCAGGTCCttagtgtgtctgtgcatctctGAGATCAGGTCCTTAGTCTGTCTGTGCGTCTCTGAGATCAGGTccttagtgtgtctgtgtgtctctgagaTCAGGTCCTTagtgtgtctgtgcgtctgtgagaTCAGGTCCTTAGTCTGTTTGTGCGTCTCTGAGATCAGGTCCttagtgtgtctgtgcatctctGAGATCAGGTCCTTAGTCTGTTTGTGCGTCTCTGAGATCAGGTCCTTAGTGTGTCTGTGCGTCTCTGAGATCAG GTCCTTAGTGTGTCTGTGCGTCTCTGAGATCAGGTCCTTAGTGTGTCTGTGCGTCTCTGAGATCAGGTCCTTagtgtgtctgtgcgtctgtgagaTCAGGTCCTTAGTCTGTTTGTGCGTCTCTGAGATCAGGTCCttagtgtgtctgtgcatctctGAGATCAGGTCCTTAGTCTGTTTGTGCGTCTCTGAGATCAGGTCCTTAGTGTGTCTGTGCGTCTCTGAGATCAGGTCTTTAAGGTGTCTGTTATTCTCTGAGAGCAGGTCCTTAGTGTGTCTGTGCGTCTCTGAGATCAGGTCCTTagtgtgtctgtgcgtctgtgagaTCAGGTCCTTAGTCTGTTTGTGCGTCTCTGAGATCAGGTCCTTAGTGTGTCTGTGCGTCTCTGAGATCAGGTCCTTAAGGTGTCTGTGCGTCTCTGAGATCAGGTCCTTAGTGTGTTTGTGCGTCTCTGAGATCAGGTCCTTAGTCTGTCTGTGCGTCTCTGAGATCAGGTCCTCagtgtgtctgtgcgtctgtgagaTCAGGTCCTTAGTCTGTTTGTGCGTCTCTGAGATCAGGTCCTTAGTGTGTCTGTGCGTCTCTGAGATCAGGTCCTTAAGGTGTCTGTGCGTCTCTGAGATCAGGTCCTTagtgtgtctgtgcgtctgtgagaTCAGGGCCTTAGTGTGTCTGTGCGTCTCTGAGATCAGGTCCTTagtgtgtctgtgcgtctgtgagaTCAGGTCCTTagtgtgtctgtgcgtctgtgagaTCAGGTCCTTagtgtgtctgtgcgtctgtgagaTCAGGGCCTTAGTGTGTCTGTGCGTCTCTGAGATCAGGTCCTTagtgtgtctgtgcgtctgtgagaTCAGGTCCTTagtgtgtctgtgcgtctgtgagaTCAGGTCCTTAGTGTGTTTGTGCGTCTGTGAGATCAGGTCCTTagtgtgtctgtgcgtctgtgagaTCAGGTCCTTAGTGTGTTTGTGCGTCTGTGAGATCAGGTCCTTagtgtgtctgtgcgtctgtgagaTCAGGTCCTTagtgtgtctgtgcgtctgtgagaTCAGGTCCTTAgtgtgtttgtgcttcctgcctcTCATTCACTATTAA
- the LOC117516342 gene encoding fibropellin-1-like isoform X2, whose amino-acid sequence MQTGLCVKLRFLSVKMIWCVFVHLRDQVISAFVRLGEQVFSVFLRITSLGAIFSLRLLCGYRPRLLVCLCLSEITSLVCLCISEIRSLVCLCISEIRSLVCLCVFEITSLVCLCVSLIRSLVCLYVSEIRSLVCLYVSEIRSLVCLCVSEIRSLVCLCVCEIRSLVCLCVSEIRSLVCLCISEIRSLVCLCVSEIRSLVCLCVSEIRSLVCLCVCEIRSLVCLCVSEIRSLVCLCISEIRSLVCLCVSEIRSLVCLCVSEIRSLVCLCVSEIRSLVCLCVCEIRSLVCLCVSEIRSLVCLCISEIRSLVCLCVSEIRSLVCLCVSEIRSLRCLLFSESRSLVCLCVSEIRSLVCLCVCEIRSLVCLCVSEIRSLVCLCVSEIRSLRCLCVSEIRSLVCLCVSEIRSLVCLCVSEIRSSVCLCVCEIRSLVCLCVSEIRSLVCLCVSEIRSLRCLCVSEIRSLVCLCVCEIRALVCLCVSEIRSLVCLCVCEIRSLVCLCVCEIRSLVCLCVCEIRALVCLCVSEIRSLVCLCVCEIRSLVCLCVCEIRSLVCLCVCEIRSLVCLCVCEIRSLVCLCVCEIRSLVCLCVCEIRSLVCLCVCEIRSLVCLCFLPLIHY is encoded by the exons ATGCAAACTGGATTGTGTGTGAAATTGAGATTTTTGTCAGTAAAAATGAtttggtgtgtgtttgtgcatctcAGAGATCAGGTCATTAGTGCATTTGTACGTCTCGGAGAGCAGGTCTTTAGTGTatttcttagaataacgtcactaggagctatttttagccttaggctgctctGTGGATACAGGCCCAGgttgttagtgtgtctgtgccTCTCTGAGATCACGTCCTTAGTGTGTTTGTGCATCTCTGAGATCAGGTCCTTAGTGTGTTTGTGCATCTCTGAGATCAGGTCCTTAGTCTGTTTGTGCGTCTTTGAGATCACGTCCTTAGTCTGTTTGTGCGTCTCTTTGATCAGGTCCTTAGTCTGTTTGTACGTCTCTGAGATCAGGTCCTTAGTCTGTTTGTACGTCTCTGAGATCAGGTCCTTAGTGTGTTTGTGCGTCTCTGAGATCAGGTCCTTagtgtgtctgtgcgtctgtgagaTCAGGTCCTTAGTCTGTCTGTGCGTCTCTGAGATCAGGTCCttagtgtgtctgtgcatctctGAGATCAGGTCCTTAGTCTGTCTGTGCGTCTCTGAGATCAGGTccttagtgtgtctgtgtgtctctgagaTCAGGTCCTTagtgtgtctgtgcgtctgtgagaTCAGGTCCTTAGTCTGTTTGTGCGTCTCTGAGATCAGGTCCttagtgtgtctgtgcatctctGAGATCAGGTCCTTAGTCTGTTTGTGCGTCTCTGAGATCAG GTCCTTAGTGTGTCTGTGCGTCTCTGAGATCAGGTCCTTAGTGTGTCTGTGCGTCTCTGAGATCAGGTCCTTagtgtgtctgtgcgtctgtgagaTCAGGTCCTTAGTCTGTTTGTGCGTCTCTGAGATCAGGTCCttagtgtgtctgtgcatctctGAGATCAGGTCCTTAGTCTGTTTGTGCGTCTCTGAGATCAGGTCCTTAGTGTGTCTGTGCGTCTCTGAGATCAGGTCTTTAAGGTGTCTGTTATTCTCTGAGAGCAGGTCCTTAGTGTGTCTGTGCGTCTCTGAGATCAGGTCCTTagtgtgtctgtgcgtctgtgagaTCAGGTCCTTAGTCTGTTTGTGCGTCTCTGAGATCAGGTCCTTAGTGTGTCTGTGCGTCTCTGAGATCAGGTCCTTAAGGTGTCTGTGCGTCTCTGAGATCAGGTCCTTAGTGTGTTTGTGCGTCTCTGAGATCAGGTCCTTAGTCTGTCTGTGCGTCTCTGAGATCAGGTCCTCagtgtgtctgtgcgtctgtgagaTCAGGTCCTTAGTCTGTTTGTGCGTCTCTGAGATCAGGTCCTTAGTGTGTCTGTGCGTCTCTGAGATCAGGTCCTTAAGGTGTCTGTGCGTCTCTGAGATCAGGTCCTTagtgtgtctgtgcgtctgtgagaTCAGGGCCTTAGTGTGTCTGTGCGTCTCTGAGATCAGGTCCTTagtgtgtctgtgcgtctgtgagaTCAGGTCCTTagtgtgtctgtgcgtctgtgagaTCAGGTCCTTagtgtgtctgtgcgtctgtgagaTCAGGGCCTTAGTGTGTCTGTGCGTCTCTGAGATCAGGTCCTTagtgtgtctgtgcgtctgtgagaTCAGGTCCTTagtgtgtctgtgcgtctgtgagaTCAGGTCCTTAGTGTGTTTGTGCGTCTGTGAGATCAGGTCCTTagtgtgtctgtgcgtctgtgagaTCAGGTCCTTAGTGTGTTTGTGCGTCTGTGAGATCAGGTCCTTagtgtgtctgtgcgtctgtgagaTCAGGTCCTTagtgtgtctgtgcgtctgtgagaTCAGGTCCTTAgtgtgtttgtgcttcctgcctcTCATTCACTATTAA